One genomic window of Hemiscyllium ocellatum isolate sHemOce1 chromosome 25, sHemOce1.pat.X.cur, whole genome shotgun sequence includes the following:
- the zgc:174863 gene encoding CD276 antigen isoform X2 — MVSYSTIRLLPVILCNIPSAFNFVILNCQSSVTGIFNEDTKLPCTLSSDSIINSVHIELWKKEKDGKEKIVFTFTKGVSEVQGRIKLLHPRSQDISLVIQNTQVSDNGTYQYFLETAIGHRFHEIKLNVKAPYSLPKMALLQNITRRIRSADLICETTGYPLAQIHWFVYEKRNLTARAKTHSVLTPEGLFSVTSTLHIEAMENALEGNYTCAVFNLEKNDIEVRNQFPTVRRESEMLMIPP; from the exons ATGGTTTCATACTCTACAATAAGACTCCTTCCTGTCATCTTATGCAACATACCATCTGCATTTA ATTTTGTGATATTAAATTGTCAGTCTTCTGTGACTGGAATATTTAATGAAGATACCAAATTACCATGCACATTGAGTTCAGATTCAATTATCAATTCAGTACACATTGAACTTTGGAAAAAGGAAAAAGATGGAAAAGAAAAAATTGTGTTTACCTTCACAAAAGGTGTCAGTGAAGTTCAGGGTCGGATTAAATTACTTCACCCAAGATCTCAAGACATCTCACTGGTGATCCAGAACACACAGGTGTCAGATAATGGGACATATCAATATTTTTTGGAGACAGCTATTGGTCACAGATTTCATGAGATTAAATTGAATGTCAAAG CTCCATATAGTTTGCCAAAAATGGCCTTACTCCAAAATATCACAAGAAGAATAAGAAGTGCCGACCTTATTTGTGAAACAACTGGATATCCACTCGCTCAGATTCACTGGTTTGTTTATGAGAAAAGGAATCTCACAGCCAGAGCTAAAACTCATAGTGTTCTGACTCCAGAAGGGCTGTTCAGTGTTACCAGTACACTTCACATCGAAGCCATGGAAAATGCCTTGGAAGGCAATTATACGTGTGCTGTGTTCAATTTGGAAAAAAATGATATTGAGGTGCGGAACCAATTTCCAA cAGTGAGAAGAGAATCTGAAATGCTAATG ATACCACCTTAA
- the zgc:174863 gene encoding CD276 antigen isoform X1, producing MVSYSTIRLLPVILCNIPSAFNFVILNCQSSVTGIFNEDTKLPCTLSSDSIINSVHIELWKKEKDGKEKIVFTFTKGVSEVQGRIKLLHPRSQDISLVIQNTQVSDNGTYQYFLETAIGHRFHEIKLNVKAPYSLPKMALLQNITRRIRSADLICETTGYPLAQIHWFVYEKRNLTARAKTHSVLTPEGLFSVTSTLHIEAMENALEGNYTCAVFNLEKNDIEVRNQFPIPIIDIPTTNQQSERRKSKILTAVFVIVGALATGIIILTIHRFRRTIYSAVRRESEMLMIPP from the exons ATGGTTTCATACTCTACAATAAGACTCCTTCCTGTCATCTTATGCAACATACCATCTGCATTTA ATTTTGTGATATTAAATTGTCAGTCTTCTGTGACTGGAATATTTAATGAAGATACCAAATTACCATGCACATTGAGTTCAGATTCAATTATCAATTCAGTACACATTGAACTTTGGAAAAAGGAAAAAGATGGAAAAGAAAAAATTGTGTTTACCTTCACAAAAGGTGTCAGTGAAGTTCAGGGTCGGATTAAATTACTTCACCCAAGATCTCAAGACATCTCACTGGTGATCCAGAACACACAGGTGTCAGATAATGGGACATATCAATATTTTTTGGAGACAGCTATTGGTCACAGATTTCATGAGATTAAATTGAATGTCAAAG CTCCATATAGTTTGCCAAAAATGGCCTTACTCCAAAATATCACAAGAAGAATAAGAAGTGCCGACCTTATTTGTGAAACAACTGGATATCCACTCGCTCAGATTCACTGGTTTGTTTATGAGAAAAGGAATCTCACAGCCAGAGCTAAAACTCATAGTGTTCTGACTCCAGAAGGGCTGTTCAGTGTTACCAGTACACTTCACATCGAAGCCATGGAAAATGCCTTGGAAGGCAATTATACGTGTGCTGTGTTCAATTTGGAAAAAAATGATATTGAGGTGCGGAACCAATTTCCAA TTCCAATTATAGACATACCTACTACAAATCAGCAAAGTGAAAGGAGAAAATCTAAAATTCTCACAGCTGTGTTTGTTATTGTTGGAGCACTAGCAACTGGAATAATAATTTTGACAATTCATCGATTCAGGAGGACCATCTATTCAG cAGTGAGAAGAGAATCTGAAATGCTAATG ATACCACCTTAA